The DNA sequence GGATCAGGCGACATCAGCATCACAGTCCCTGCCGGAGCCGCACGCGACATTGCCGGCAATCTCAACATCGCTTCGCAAAGTGTTTCCGTGGCCAACATGACTGCGGAAAGCACGCAGCAAACAATCAGCAGTTTCAGCTCGAGCCGGACCACCAGTATTCTGAGCCTTCAACCCGATCTGGTCGCCTATCTGGACGGCAGCTCCGGCCATGGCATCGGGCCACTCGGATTTACCGCTTTTGAGGACGACACCAATTCAATGCAACTGGCTTTCTCCACCAGTCTGCGCCGGGTTGAAAACGACGCGTCCAGACGCCTGGCTCTTTCTTACGGGAAAACGCCCGGCTCGACCTCGGCCCACAAGCAACCCGACCGCCGCTACGATGTCTGGGCGGAAGTCTATGGCTCCAGAACGAAGTCCGGCCTGTTCTCCAACACGCTGTGGGTTGGCTATGTCGGGTCGCATATTTTTGTAACGCCGGACCTTATCGTTGGCGGCATGGCGCAGCTTGACTGGGCCGATCAATCCAACAAGATCGCCGGCAGCACCACTGATGGCTTCGGCTGGATGGCTGGCCCCTACATCGCGGGCCGCATCCCCAATACGAAGCTCAAATTTTCGGCAAATGCAGCCTGGGGCCAGTCCAACAACACAGTCAGCCCGGTTGGCACCTACAGCGACACATTCGACACCGAACGCTGGATGCTGGCCGGAACCATCAACGGATCTTTCGATATGGCCGCCCTGACCGTCAAGCCGTCCGTCAGCGTCTCCTATTTCAGCGAGACGCAGAAAGCCTATACCGACAACCTCGGCAATGTGGTCAGTGCGCAAACCAGTTCGCAAGGCGCGGTCCGGTTCGGGCCCGAGGTCTCGAGACAATACGAGATCGGCGAGGGTGTCATCGTTGAACCAAGCCTTGGGGTCTCGGGGATATGGAACTTCGGAATGTCGGACGGCGCCGGAGTTACCGCCGCACCACTGGGCAACAGGCAGCTTCGAGCGCGCGTCGACAGCGGCCTGACTATCCTCACCCCGAAAGGGTGGATCTACATGATGAACGGCTTTTATGACGGCATCGGCGTGACAGGCTACCAGTCGGTCGGCGGTCGTGTTCGCCTGACCGTTCCACTGAACTAGGGCGCCTGAGAGCTACATCACCGCGCCCATCTGCCAGGGCACGAATTCGGCGCCGCCGAAACCCAGTTCCTCGCTCTTGGTTTCCTCGCCGGAGGCGACGCGCAGGAACAGTTCGAAAATCTCGCGGCCCTTGACCTCGAGGCTGACGCCATCGGTGATGATGTCACCGCAATTGATGTCCATGTCTTCTGACATGCGGCCATACATTTCCGAATTTGTCGCCAGCTTGATGCAGGGCGTCGGCTTGTAGCCCGACACCGATCCGCGCCCGGTGGTAAAGGCAATCAGATTGGCGCCGGAGGCAATTTGCCCGGTCACCGAACAGGGATCGTAGCCAGGCGAATCCATGAACACAAAACCGCGCTCGGTTATGGGCTCGGCGAACTTGTAAACCTGCGTCAGCGGCGCCGTGCCGCCCTTGGCCACAGCACCGAGGGATTTTTCAAGGATGGTGGTCAACCCGCCCTTCTTGTTGCCGGGCGAGGGATTGTTATCCATCTTGCCGCCGTTGCGGGCAGCGTAATCCTCCCACCAATGAATCCGCTCGACGATCTTGGCGCCAACTTCGGGCGTCACCGCCCGGCGGGTCAGCAGGTGTTCGGCGCCATAGATTTCCGAGGTTTCGGACAGGATGGTGGTGCCGCCATGAGCGACCAGAAGATCCGACGCAGCTCCCAGCGCCGGATTGGCAGTGATACCGGAATAGCCATCCGAGCCACCGCATTGCATGCCGATCATCAGATGCTCGAGACCCGCAGGCGCGCGGGGGATCCTGTTGGCGACTTCCGCCATTTCCTTGAGTTGTTCGATGCCGCGCTCGATGGTCTTGCGGGTGCCGCCGGATTGCTGGATGGTCATGTAGCGAATATTGCCATCGGCGCGCATACGGCCGCGTCCGACCAGATCCGGCACCTGCATGACCTCGCAGCCGAGCCCCAGCAGCAGGATGCCGCCGAAATTGGGATTGCGGGCATAGCCCTGCAAGGTGCGGAACAACGTGTCGTAGCCCTCGTCATTGCCTGACATGCCGCAGCCGGTGCCATGGACGATCGGCACGATACCGTCGACATTCTCGAACGCATCGAGCCAACCCTGCTTCTCCACCGCCTCGGCAATGAAGCGGGC is a window from the Hoeflea sp. IMCC20628 genome containing:
- a CDS encoding autotransporter outer membrane beta-barrel domain-containing protein; this encodes MLAVRVAAENGLRAMKIYRSYLQSQIGVDALPSGNIETGNEWADKLVGKATNKYNPVKKAASAADALDPFGASKKSGQEFAIFILGHAIAEGEGLLTEAKAAEAEAKAEMENIVIVHQPTQAQTDAYLLATQTLDTYKAKRDADLLVWETYRGALERAKQENRIEFERCSAAAKLQQPADTDEPETSDTPDEPETSSGTDDQAPSTVGSDPNVTDIDVSGPETPGFGTIGFSGFDFDFSGLEFDLDFDADFDLNLDFDFGFPEIAEGVNPYSTSKQDVTPPSVTQIDAPANFTGVLPFEISVTYSELVGNATDPGDIIVTQATIGAITTINNITYRATVTPLGSGDISITVPAGAARDIAGNLNIASQSVSVANMTAESTQQTISSFSSSRTTSILSLQPDLVAYLDGSSGHGIGPLGFTAFEDDTNSMQLAFSTSLRRVENDASRRLALSYGKTPGSTSAHKQPDRRYDVWAEVYGSRTKSGLFSNTLWVGYVGSHIFVTPDLIVGGMAQLDWADQSNKIAGSTTDGFGWMAGPYIAGRIPNTKLKFSANAAWGQSNNTVSPVGTYSDTFDTERWMLAGTINGSFDMAALTVKPSVSVSYFSETQKAYTDNLGNVVSAQTSSQGAVRFGPEVSRQYEIGEGVIVEPSLGVSGIWNFGMSDGAGVTAAPLGNRQLRARVDSGLTILTPKGWIYMMNGFYDGIGVTGYQSVGGRVRLTVPLN
- a CDS encoding altronate dehydratase family protein; amino-acid sequence: MTTDLNQTIRLNPQDNVIIALKDLAPGATVPGLGVPLIEAVARGHKIATRPIAEGEKVLRYGQTIGVATRPIAPGEHVHVHNLGMGGHAEAQEFSTKVRPLPEPSEQRHFMGYHRTDGSVGTRNYLGILTSVNCSGSVARFIAEAVEKQGWLDAFENVDGIVPIVHGTGCGMSGNDEGYDTLFRTLQGYARNPNFGGILLLGLGCEVMQVPDLVGRGRMRADGNIRYMTIQQSGGTRKTIERGIEQLKEMAEVANRIPRAPAGLEHLMIGMQCGGSDGYSGITANPALGAASDLLVAHGGTTILSETSEIYGAEHLLTRRAVTPEVGAKIVERIHWWEDYAARNGGKMDNNPSPGNKKGGLTTILEKSLGAVAKGGTAPLTQVYKFAEPITERGFVFMDSPGYDPCSVTGQIASGANLIAFTTGRGSVSGYKPTPCIKLATNSEMYGRMSEDMDINCGDIITDGVSLEVKGREIFELFLRVASGEETKSEELGFGGAEFVPWQMGAVM